The Fimbriimonas ginsengisoli Gsoil 348 genome window below encodes:
- a CDS encoding SGNH/GDSL hydrolase family protein — protein sequence MLAAALPLLLALISPADRRIAYVGRFDMRDPAAPACQWSASEVRLRVKGKEVRATVEEKGHDGWQVVIDGKPASVLTPKEGTDTYTIDLGVDAVHEVRLVKRTEAFIGTTTFHGFEVPDGRLLPASKSKRRIEFVGDSITCGFGNEGPNQNEHFKPETENAFMSYASIAARAVDADVTILAWSGRKMWPNNTVPEIYDRILPTQEEPVFDFKAPAPQAVVINLATNDFGGENPEETGWTSAYEAFIRRVWDHYPKALIYVAIGSMMSDNYPPGHMALSTLRGYLSRMVERINDPRLHLIEFDVQKIEEDGVGADWHPNIRTHEKMAARLTEALKKDLKW from the coding sequence ATGCTCGCCGCCGCGCTGCCACTCCTTCTTGCCCTCATTTCCCCTGCCGACAGGCGGATCGCTTACGTTGGTCGTTTCGATATGCGCGATCCGGCGGCGCCGGCGTGCCAATGGTCGGCGAGCGAAGTGCGGCTGCGGGTGAAAGGAAAGGAGGTTCGGGCGACCGTCGAAGAAAAGGGGCATGACGGTTGGCAGGTGGTAATCGACGGCAAGCCGGCATCGGTCCTAACGCCGAAGGAAGGGACCGACACCTACACGATCGACTTAGGGGTCGACGCGGTTCATGAGGTTCGGCTGGTGAAGCGGACGGAGGCATTCATTGGGACGACGACGTTTCACGGGTTCGAGGTCCCGGACGGGCGTCTGCTTCCGGCGTCGAAAAGTAAGCGGCGGATCGAGTTCGTGGGGGACTCCATCACCTGCGGCTTCGGCAACGAAGGTCCGAACCAGAACGAGCACTTCAAGCCGGAGACGGAAAACGCATTCATGAGTTACGCAAGCATCGCCGCCCGCGCGGTGGACGCCGACGTAACGATCCTCGCATGGTCGGGACGCAAGATGTGGCCCAACAACACGGTGCCAGAAATCTACGACCGGATTCTCCCGACCCAAGAGGAGCCCGTCTTCGACTTCAAGGCTCCCGCGCCTCAGGCGGTCGTTATCAACCTGGCCACCAACGATTTCGGAGGTGAGAACCCGGAGGAGACCGGTTGGACCTCCGCCTACGAGGCGTTCATTCGCCGGGTCTGGGATCACTATCCGAAGGCGCTCATCTATGTGGCGATCGGGAGCATGATGAGCGACAATTACCCTCCCGGCCACATGGCGTTGAGCACTTTGCGCGGCTACTTGTCTAGGATGGTCGAGCGGATAAACGACCCGCGCCTTCACCTTATCGAGTTCGACGTTCAGAAGATCGAGGAGGACGGCGTCGGGGCCGACTGGCATCCGAACATCCGCACGCACGAGAAGATGGCCGCGCGCTTGACTGAGGCGCTGAAGAAAGACTTGAAGTGGTAG
- a CDS encoding MarR family winged helix-turn-helix transcriptional regulator, protein MKYSIPTAANDPAVAAYVKLIRTAEALHAEVTRGLTAEGLTASQFSTLKVLRMRGPLPQRDIANYLLKTGANVTMVVDNLESRELVKRTRDTADRRIVTVSLTPEGERLFDLVYPPHLERIRLAMKGLDEEGCGDLTSLLSQLHTTIAEPLCVATGTEEPLVLRTAS, encoded by the coding sequence ATGAAATACTCCATCCCCACCGCTGCTAACGACCCCGCGGTGGCGGCATACGTGAAGCTCATTCGCACCGCCGAGGCGCTCCACGCCGAGGTGACCCGCGGCCTTACCGCCGAAGGTTTGACGGCGAGTCAATTCAGCACGCTTAAGGTGCTGCGCATGCGTGGCCCGCTTCCCCAGCGCGACATCGCCAACTACCTATTGAAGACCGGCGCGAACGTAACGATGGTGGTCGATAACCTGGAAAGCCGGGAATTGGTCAAGCGGACTCGCGATACTGCAGACCGACGAATCGTGACGGTTTCTCTCACGCCGGAAGGTGAGCGCCTCTTCGACTTGGTCTACCCGCCACACCTGGAGCGGATCCGTCTGGCGATGAAAGGGTTGGACGAAGAGGGGTGTGGCGATCTGACATCTCTGCTCAGCCAACTCCACACCACGATCGCCGAGCCGCTTTGTGTCGCCACGGGAACCGAAGAGCCCCTCGTGTTGCGTACCGCTTCTTAG
- a CDS encoding GH92 family glycosyl hydrolase has protein sequence MSLLRHVNPLQGADSHHGFSTGNTLPLIAMPFGMNHWSPQTAEGGWFFSPRQFKLQGIRCTHQPSPWMGDYGAFTIMPQVGRRLLPAGRRASSYRLDRSVIAPNHFRAELIQSGTTLEMTPTERGAIFRFDFPKDGRVIFDPAGGESFVSVREDRRTVVGFTRHNTGGAPAGFAHWFIARFDCDISGWCSFSGEEVWEEEAPRTGNRVGIAVEVGGGQVTMRLATSFISEEQAELNLRNEIGDAGFEEILAQGAKVWEENLGRIIIEDEDDRRLRTFYSCLYRTQLFPRIWHEPDAVGQLHHFSPYDGQVHPGVLYTDNGFWDTYRTEYPLLALLSPGRLNQILQGWVNAYKEGGWFPQWATPGYRACMVGTHIDAVMADAVVRGVVGFDVETALDGLLKHAYEVGDPAGAFGRIGIEDYLRLGYVTNAHHESVARSLDYAYDDFCIAQVADFVGRKDEAEKLRARSQNYRHLYDPAVGFMRAKTPDGAWQQPWSEFLWGNPYVEGGPWQSSWAVQHDPTGLIELMGGEEAFVAKLDRMLATPPRFEIGAYGIEIHEMTEMACANFGQYAHSNQPVHHVLYLYAAAGHPWRTQSEVRRVMDELYTPDRFAGDEDNGEMAAWYVLSSLGLFPLCPGRPEWVLGSPLFRRATIRLENGKEFVVEAPENSADNVYVQAVSLDGTPVYQTAVTHEMLSNGGTLRFEMGPEPKKEVVSVDNRPTSLST, from the coding sequence ATGTCCCTGCTTCGCCACGTCAACCCGCTCCAAGGCGCCGACTCACACCACGGCTTCTCCACTGGCAACACGCTACCGTTGATCGCCATGCCGTTCGGCATGAACCACTGGAGCCCGCAGACGGCCGAAGGGGGTTGGTTCTTCAGCCCAAGGCAATTCAAGCTGCAAGGGATCCGCTGCACCCACCAGCCTAGCCCTTGGATGGGAGACTACGGCGCGTTCACGATCATGCCGCAGGTCGGTCGGCGGCTGTTACCCGCCGGACGGCGCGCCTCTTCCTATCGGCTTGATCGGTCTGTCATCGCTCCGAACCATTTTCGAGCGGAGCTAATCCAGAGCGGGACGACCCTGGAAATGACTCCGACCGAGCGAGGCGCGATCTTCCGATTCGATTTTCCGAAAGATGGCCGCGTCATCTTCGATCCGGCGGGCGGGGAAAGTTTCGTTTCGGTCCGGGAAGACCGCCGGACCGTTGTCGGATTCACCCGCCACAACACCGGTGGCGCCCCCGCCGGGTTTGCTCATTGGTTCATCGCTCGTTTCGACTGCGACATTAGCGGTTGGTGCAGCTTCTCCGGCGAAGAAGTTTGGGAAGAGGAGGCGCCCCGAACCGGCAACCGGGTCGGGATCGCGGTGGAGGTTGGTGGCGGTCAGGTGACGATGCGGCTCGCAACCTCCTTTATCTCCGAGGAACAGGCCGAGCTGAACCTGCGCAACGAGATCGGTGACGCCGGTTTCGAAGAGATCCTCGCCCAAGGCGCGAAAGTATGGGAGGAGAATCTCGGCCGAATCATTATCGAAGACGAGGACGATCGGCGGCTGCGGACCTTCTACTCCTGCCTATATCGCACCCAACTTTTCCCTCGAATCTGGCACGAGCCGGACGCCGTGGGCCAACTCCATCACTTCAGTCCGTACGACGGCCAAGTTCACCCAGGAGTCCTCTACACCGATAACGGGTTCTGGGACACCTACCGAACCGAGTACCCGCTCCTAGCTCTGCTCTCTCCCGGCCGGCTCAACCAGATCCTGCAAGGGTGGGTGAACGCCTACAAAGAGGGGGGCTGGTTCCCGCAGTGGGCGACTCCCGGCTACCGCGCCTGCATGGTCGGCACACACATCGACGCCGTGATGGCCGATGCGGTCGTTCGCGGGGTCGTCGGCTTCGACGTGGAAACCGCCCTGGACGGATTACTAAAGCACGCCTACGAGGTCGGCGACCCCGCCGGCGCGTTTGGACGGATCGGTATCGAAGACTATCTCCGCCTCGGTTACGTAACGAACGCGCATCACGAGTCGGTTGCCCGCTCCCTCGATTACGCGTACGACGACTTCTGCATCGCCCAAGTAGCCGATTTCGTCGGCCGTAAAGACGAAGCCGAGAAGTTGCGCGCCCGCTCCCAGAATTACCGGCACCTCTACGACCCCGCCGTCGGCTTCATGCGCGCCAAAACGCCGGATGGCGCATGGCAGCAGCCGTGGAGCGAATTCCTATGGGGCAACCCTTATGTCGAAGGTGGCCCCTGGCAATCGAGCTGGGCGGTGCAGCACGACCCCACCGGTCTCATCGAGCTAATGGGAGGAGAGGAAGCGTTCGTGGCGAAGCTCGACCGAATGCTGGCGACCCCGCCTCGCTTCGAGATCGGCGCTTATGGCATCGAGATTCACGAAATGACCGAGATGGCTTGCGCCAATTTTGGGCAATACGCCCACTCGAATCAGCCGGTCCACCACGTCCTGTATCTGTATGCCGCCGCCGGCCACCCTTGGCGGACCCAGTCCGAGGTGCGCCGGGTGATGGACGAGCTTTATACACCGGATCGGTTCGCGGGGGATGAGGACAACGGCGAAATGGCGGCCTGGTACGTCCTAAGCTCCCTCGGTCTCTTCCCCCTCTGCCCCGGCCGGCCCGAGTGGGTTCTCGGCTCACCTCTTTTCCGCCGGGCTACCATTCGTTTGGAAAACGGAAAGGAGTTCGTGGTCGAGGCTCCCGAGAATTCGGCGGACAACGTCTACGTTCAAGCGGTCTCGCTTGACGGAACGCCCGTTTACCAAACGGCCGTCACTCATGAAATGCTCTCGAACGGCGGCACCTTGCGGTTCGAAATGGGACCCGAACCGAAGAAGGAAGTCGTTTCGGTAGACAATCGCCCCACCTCATTGTCCACTTGA
- a CDS encoding cation:proton antiporter: MGITVENMAWLLLLATIVAIGARRFRLPYSVGLLGAGVLIALSPLTPNVVPTKELIFTLFLPPLIFESAFLLRWDELRRDMAPLVLMATVGVIASAVVIYFGMTRLLGWDWRAALMFSTLISATDPVAVVAMLKEAKATGRFRLIIEAESLFNDGTAAALFVVALSVVGGQDSSPLAATATFLKVAGGGLACGGLVGGLVLFLMGRTEDHLVEIACTVVAAFGSFLFAEHFGFSGVLATVVAGLMLGNIGPLRVLSAKGRDDAETFWEFGAFAANSVLFLLMGSQLAKMSYMPFLSAMGIAVLLILLGRAAAVYGVMAFFGRSRHRLDWLSQHLLVWGGLRGALGMALALGLPANLPMRGEVLAVVFAVVAFSTVVQGITIRPALAKLPDQAI; encoded by the coding sequence ATGGGAATAACCGTCGAAAACATGGCCTGGCTCCTGCTTCTGGCCACGATCGTCGCCATTGGCGCTCGACGGTTTCGACTTCCCTACTCCGTAGGGCTTCTCGGCGCGGGTGTGTTGATTGCCCTGAGCCCATTGACTCCGAACGTCGTGCCGACCAAGGAGCTGATCTTCACGCTCTTTCTTCCGCCCCTGATCTTTGAGTCGGCCTTTCTGCTCCGGTGGGACGAGTTGCGGCGAGACATGGCGCCGCTCGTGCTGATGGCAACCGTCGGAGTCATCGCCTCGGCCGTCGTCATCTATTTCGGAATGACCCGTTTGCTCGGTTGGGATTGGCGGGCCGCCTTGATGTTCAGCACGCTCATTTCCGCCACCGATCCGGTGGCCGTCGTCGCCATGCTCAAGGAAGCCAAGGCGACCGGCCGGTTCCGGCTCATCATCGAAGCGGAAAGCCTCTTCAACGACGGCACCGCCGCCGCCTTGTTCGTCGTCGCTCTCTCGGTGGTCGGCGGGCAAGATTCTTCGCCGCTCGCCGCAACGGCGACCTTTCTAAAAGTTGCCGGCGGCGGCCTCGCCTGTGGAGGGCTCGTCGGCGGACTCGTGCTCTTCCTAATGGGCCGGACGGAAGACCATCTGGTCGAGATCGCCTGCACCGTCGTCGCCGCGTTCGGCTCGTTCCTCTTCGCCGAACACTTCGGGTTCTCCGGGGTTTTGGCGACCGTCGTTGCCGGTCTGATGCTTGGCAACATCGGGCCGTTGCGGGTGCTGAGCGCCAAAGGGCGAGACGACGCCGAAACCTTCTGGGAATTCGGCGCGTTCGCCGCCAACTCCGTTCTGTTCCTCCTTATGGGCAGCCAACTCGCCAAGATGAGCTACATGCCGTTCTTGTCCGCGATGGGGATCGCGGTCCTGCTGATCCTGCTCGGTCGCGCCGCGGCCGTTTACGGTGTCATGGCGTTCTTTGGCCGTTCTCGCCATCGGCTCGATTGGCTTTCTCAACATCTGCTCGTATGGGGCGGCTTACGGGGGGCGCTCGGGATGGCGCTCGCTCTCGGGCTTCCTGCCAACCTTCCGATGCGGGGCGAGGTCCTCGCCGTCGTTTTCGCCGTCGTCGCATTTTCAACCGTTGTTCAGGGAATTACGATCCGGCCCGCCCTCGCTAAATTGCCCGACCAAGCGATATAG
- a CDS encoding serine hydrolase domain-containing protein, producing the protein MLSVLAAAVIAFQKPRIAYSGFDPVAVQNLLRACRESESWSLVVMHHGKVAIDENFGVEIPACNLMSATKSITSLAVGMLLDDGKIPSLDTPLQYFFPSYRGKWKEKVTIRRMLEHTSGIRLYQQDPGAGKDFPKNRVAAALAAPVVTEPGTLFLYKNRAVDLLAGVVRKASGMPLDDFVWQRLFRPLGVATYLWGRDPDGNSHGSAELALYPRDMAKIGQLMLNKGMWNGKRIVSERYVSMATTASKITENEGNSCGLLWWICDPWFTLDEDGVQKLLNAGLEPKAADKVRKLIDEKWPGSREMGFDIIRAAGGSPAVAKLTFFNWDSLPSSSTDAERNVGFYANGWGGQWILVLPDLDIVAVRTCGDGFFDTKDPSKYEMGELYRLVRALVKTPATKN; encoded by the coding sequence ATGCTTTCCGTGCTTGCGGCCGCCGTAATTGCGTTCCAAAAACCGAGAATCGCCTATTCCGGATTTGACCCGGTTGCGGTTCAGAACCTGCTTCGCGCTTGTCGCGAGTCGGAATCTTGGAGTCTCGTGGTCATGCACCACGGCAAGGTGGCGATCGACGAAAACTTTGGAGTCGAGATCCCGGCATGCAATCTGATGTCCGCGACCAAATCGATTACATCTCTGGCCGTGGGAATGCTGCTCGACGACGGCAAGATCCCGTCCCTCGACACCCCTCTCCAATATTTCTTCCCCAGCTACCGCGGAAAATGGAAGGAGAAAGTCACCATCCGGCGGATGCTCGAGCATACGTCCGGCATCCGGCTTTACCAGCAAGACCCAGGGGCCGGAAAGGATTTCCCTAAGAATCGCGTCGCGGCGGCACTTGCGGCACCAGTCGTGACGGAACCTGGAACTCTATTTCTATACAAAAACCGCGCGGTGGATTTGCTCGCGGGTGTCGTGAGAAAGGCGTCTGGAATGCCGCTGGACGACTTCGTTTGGCAGCGGCTATTCCGCCCTCTCGGTGTGGCCACCTACTTGTGGGGCCGGGACCCGGACGGCAATTCCCACGGCTCCGCGGAGCTGGCTCTCTATCCTCGGGACATGGCGAAAATCGGTCAGCTCATGCTTAACAAAGGGATGTGGAACGGAAAACGGATTGTCTCCGAACGGTACGTCTCAATGGCCACAACCGCGTCAAAGATCACCGAAAACGAAGGGAACTCCTGTGGGCTCCTCTGGTGGATCTGTGACCCTTGGTTCACTCTCGACGAGGACGGCGTTCAGAAGCTCCTGAACGCCGGGCTCGAGCCGAAGGCGGCGGACAAGGTTCGTAAACTCATCGACGAGAAGTGGCCCGGCAGCCGGGAGATGGGCTTCGACATCATTCGTGCCGCCGGTGGCTCGCCTGCCGTTGCGAAGCTAACTTTCTTTAACTGGGATTCACTTCCGTCGAGCTCCACTGATGCCGAGCGGAACGTCGGCTTCTATGCTAACGGCTGGGGCGGCCAGTGGATTCTTGTCCTTCCTGATCTCGACATCGTTGCCGTCCGCACTTGCGGCGATGGGTTTTTCGACACCAAGGACCCATCCAAGTACGAAATGGGCGAGCTATACCGGCTGGTTAGAGCCCTCGTAAAGACGCCAGCCACCAAGAATTAA
- a CDS encoding AfsR/SARP family transcriptional regulator: MTENEEGGRLNLRLFGPFSATVDGVPIRKLRTQKGRWLLALLALREGRPIERGWIAATLWPDNDPSAALYSLRRCLTDLRDALGPAAKVIVSPTPSTLQIVAGGIDCDVSDFDAGLRKHSEEGYRSAIAIHTQALIPECSDEWIFAERETRAAGLRDAFHALAELSPGDRLTLYARLLSTDPFDSKAVLGLVSALAAAGAKDEARRTYREYVRRMQHELQLEPTPKVAARIEAILGSVAQDASSPNNAPKFSGEFVGRVVETEAIVRALRHHSVVTLTGPGGVGKTRLASHSAERLAREFPDGVWFVHLAEVRALDGVPAAIANALRAIDPSKSDDDTPLAERLAPRRALIVLDNCEHVTAGVVPFVEGIVAHAPDCRVLTTSQVALGLESELVVPVPLLEVANDVSSEAVHLFRTRARGLSELSDVQLEAIAAICRRLDGLPLAIELAASRTSTLTVPQIEQLLGDRFRLLVGRNRDPRHAAIEAAISWSYELLDPEARRAFRAMSAFRGAFDAELAAAAIGCDLLAAAATIEELVDRSLLTTSSENPPEFRMLESLRAFGIRQLEETEEAAGVWDRLDDAIEAFAQRASLEFSTARHQERLSEFDRRLEDVSAALERCLSNPALGRRELRIAAPLGNYLWYRGRNGQSRRMLTDVLNRTKERADEWMGARANCLHQLGVAAWALNDYDAAESYLRESLALFRRAENPDGIVRALLHLSIVMGHVGRTDESRALVEEAISHESSEAPTPLGLRARMLFALEQVDRMEYDSARAQLLEVLRHSEAAGMAATLNAVRLNLGRLLSLMGEFDLAHECLRQALEHYRREGNQMMLPGAMTFLGYYHLDRGELKQASTSFLNALDLFAETGDRRGNTFVLEGVVRLAGKIGDHERTLRYYGALVRLRCSIHARATLQMRAVRRPWVRKAVRALGWPGAKHYRSGKEDGDPIPELRKWLAQCAME; this comes from the coding sequence ATGACCGAGAACGAGGAAGGTGGACGGCTGAACTTAAGGTTGTTCGGCCCGTTCTCCGCGACCGTCGACGGGGTGCCGATCCGAAAGCTTCGGACGCAGAAGGGGCGGTGGTTGCTCGCTTTGCTCGCCCTGCGCGAAGGACGTCCCATCGAGCGAGGGTGGATCGCCGCCACCCTGTGGCCCGACAACGATCCGAGCGCGGCGCTCTACAGCCTCCGAAGGTGCCTCACCGATCTGCGCGACGCCCTCGGTCCCGCAGCGAAGGTTATCGTCTCTCCCACCCCCTCGACCCTGCAGATCGTCGCCGGCGGCATCGACTGCGACGTCTCCGACTTCGACGCCGGGTTGAGAAAGCATAGCGAAGAGGGGTATCGGAGCGCCATCGCGATCCACACTCAAGCTCTTATCCCCGAATGTTCCGACGAATGGATCTTCGCCGAACGGGAGACGAGAGCAGCCGGGCTTCGCGACGCGTTCCACGCTCTCGCCGAGCTGTCTCCGGGCGATCGGCTCACCCTCTACGCCCGGCTTCTCTCGACAGACCCGTTTGACTCGAAGGCGGTCCTCGGCCTCGTCTCCGCTCTCGCCGCCGCCGGCGCCAAAGACGAGGCGCGCCGGACGTATCGCGAGTACGTGCGTCGCATGCAACATGAGCTGCAACTGGAGCCGACACCAAAGGTGGCGGCCCGCATCGAGGCCATTCTCGGGTCTGTCGCCCAGGATGCTTCCAGCCCGAACAACGCTCCCAAGTTTTCCGGCGAATTCGTAGGACGAGTCGTCGAGACCGAAGCCATCGTCCGGGCTCTCCGTCACCACTCCGTCGTTACCCTTACCGGTCCGGGAGGGGTCGGCAAGACCCGACTCGCTTCCCATTCCGCCGAGCGCTTGGCTCGCGAGTTTCCCGACGGGGTCTGGTTTGTTCACTTGGCCGAAGTTCGAGCCCTCGACGGAGTTCCGGCCGCGATCGCCAATGCCCTCCGCGCCATCGATCCAAGTAAATCGGACGACGATACGCCGCTCGCCGAACGTCTTGCGCCGCGGCGAGCCCTGATCGTGCTTGACAATTGCGAGCATGTCACCGCCGGCGTCGTCCCGTTCGTGGAAGGGATCGTCGCGCACGCACCGGACTGCCGAGTCCTCACGACCAGTCAGGTCGCGCTCGGACTGGAATCGGAGCTTGTCGTCCCAGTGCCCTTGCTCGAAGTCGCGAACGACGTCTCCTCGGAGGCGGTGCATCTCTTCCGAACCCGTGCCCGCGGCTTGAGCGAGCTTTCCGACGTCCAACTCGAAGCGATCGCCGCCATCTGTCGGCGGCTCGACGGCCTTCCGCTTGCGATCGAGCTTGCCGCCAGCCGAACTTCGACCCTGACCGTTCCTCAAATCGAGCAACTGCTGGGCGACCGGTTTCGGCTCCTCGTCGGACGGAATCGGGATCCCCGTCACGCCGCCATCGAGGCCGCAATCTCCTGGAGCTACGAACTTCTAGACCCCGAGGCGAGAAGGGCCTTCCGGGCGATGAGCGCGTTCCGCGGCGCTTTCGATGCCGAGTTAGCGGCCGCTGCAATCGGCTGCGACCTCCTCGCCGCCGCCGCGACCATCGAGGAGCTTGTCGACCGATCGCTCCTGACCACATCGTCGGAAAACCCACCCGAGTTCCGAATGTTAGAGAGCTTGCGTGCTTTTGGGATACGTCAGCTCGAAGAAACCGAAGAGGCAGCCGGGGTGTGGGATCGGCTGGACGACGCCATCGAAGCGTTCGCCCAGAGGGCGAGCCTGGAGTTCAGCACCGCTCGCCACCAAGAGCGGCTAAGTGAATTCGACCGGCGGCTCGAGGACGTTTCCGCGGCCCTGGAACGCTGCCTCTCGAATCCCGCGCTCGGCCGGCGCGAACTGCGGATTGCGGCTCCGCTCGGCAATTATTTGTGGTACCGCGGCCGAAATGGCCAATCCCGCCGGATGCTCACGGACGTTTTGAACCGCACCAAGGAACGGGCCGACGAGTGGATGGGCGCGCGGGCGAACTGCCTCCATCAACTCGGGGTCGCCGCCTGGGCGCTTAACGACTACGATGCCGCCGAGAGCTACCTCCGGGAATCGCTCGCCCTATTCCGCCGCGCGGAGAACCCGGACGGTATAGTGCGCGCGTTGCTCCACCTCTCCATCGTGATGGGGCATGTCGGACGCACGGACGAGTCGCGCGCACTGGTGGAGGAAGCGATCTCTCATGAGTCGTCCGAGGCGCCGACCCCGCTCGGTCTGCGTGCCCGGATGCTGTTTGCCCTGGAGCAGGTCGATCGAATGGAGTACGACTCGGCACGAGCCCAGCTACTGGAAGTGCTCCGTCACAGCGAGGCCGCCGGCATGGCCGCCACCTTGAACGCGGTTAGGCTCAATCTCGGACGGCTGCTCAGTCTCATGGGCGAGTTCGATCTCGCGCACGAGTGCCTGCGGCAGGCGCTCGAGCACTATCGTCGCGAAGGAAATCAGATGATGCTGCCAGGCGCGATGACGTTCTTGGGCTACTACCACTTGGATCGAGGCGAGCTCAAGCAAGCTTCGACCTCCTTCCTGAACGCGCTCGACCTGTTCGCGGAAACCGGCGACCGCCGAGGAAACACTTTCGTATTAGAAGGGGTCGTCAGGCTTGCGGGAAAGATCGGCGACCACGAGCGGACGCTACGGTACTACGGCGCGCTGGTCCGCCTCCGCTGCTCGATCCATGCGAGAGCGACACTCCAGATGCGAGCGGTCCGTCGCCCTTGGGTGCGAAAAGCCGTCCGGGCGCTTGGGTGGCCCGGCGCCAAGCACTATCGAAGCGGAAAGGAAGACGGAGATCCGATTCCAGAGCTACGCAAGTGGCTCGCCCAATGCGCAATGGAATAG
- a CDS encoding carbohydrate ABC transporter permease, giving the protein MSARAANRTLKTAIAHIALITLGVTFVMPLLWMVLTALKPIEETMTTPPKWIPSHLMWGNFPKAIAYGSEELGYIPFLVYARNTLLVTILAVTGAVVSNSIVAYSFARLNWKGRDFFFGVTLATMMVPFPVTMVPTFALFRWLGWVGTFRPLWVPAFFASAFSIFLLRQFYKTIPMELSEAAKIDGANEWKIFMDVIVPLSRPALVVVALFSFMGAWNDFLGPLIYLVDQNTFTLSLGLQAYQTQHGGTLWNLLMAASVVVILPVLIVFFFAQKVFIQGIATSGLK; this is encoded by the coding sequence ATGAGTGCAAGAGCCGCCAACCGAACCCTGAAGACCGCGATCGCGCACATTGCGCTGATCACGCTTGGCGTGACGTTCGTGATGCCGCTTCTGTGGATGGTCCTCACCGCGCTCAAGCCGATCGAAGAGACGATGACCACCCCGCCGAAGTGGATTCCGAGCCACCTCATGTGGGGAAACTTCCCCAAGGCGATCGCCTATGGGAGCGAGGAGCTCGGATACATCCCGTTCCTCGTCTATGCCCGAAACACGCTCCTGGTGACCATCCTCGCCGTCACCGGGGCAGTTGTCTCCAACTCCATCGTCGCCTACTCGTTCGCCCGGCTGAACTGGAAAGGGAGAGATTTCTTCTTCGGGGTGACGCTCGCCACCATGATGGTGCCGTTCCCCGTCACCATGGTCCCCACTTTCGCTCTCTTCCGGTGGCTCGGCTGGGTCGGGACTTTCCGTCCCCTCTGGGTCCCGGCCTTCTTCGCCAGCGCGTTCAGCATCTTCCTTCTTCGCCAGTTCTATAAGACGATCCCGATGGAGCTGAGCGAAGCCGCCAAGATCGACGGCGCGAACGAGTGGAAGATTTTCATGGACGTCATCGTCCCACTATCCCGTCCCGCGCTGGTGGTAGTCGCCCTCTTCTCCTTCATGGGAGCGTGGAACGACTTTCTCGGCCCGCTCATCTACCTCGTCGACCAGAATACGTTCACCCTTTCGCTCGGCCTGCAGGCATACCAGACCCAGCACGGCGGCACCCTCTGGAACCTTCTCATGGCGGCATCGGTGGTCGTCATCCTGCCGGTCCTTATCGTCTTCTTCTTCGCGCAAAAAGTATTCATCCAAGGAATCGCCACCAGCGGCCTAAAATAG
- a CDS encoding carbohydrate ABC transporter permease — translation MKRRDARVGVLFALPWIFGFSVFLAYPVIASFLYSFTSFSILRPPKWVGLSNYVELAHDDVFLTTLKNTLMYAVGAVPLTTVVAIGLAMLLNTKVKGMSLYRTLFFLPSLVPMVAQATLFLWIFNSDYGLLNEAFKLVHIPPPNWLGAPAWTKWTLILISTWGCGQAMVIYLAGLQDVPVSLYEAAELDGAKLWAKTRFVTIPMISPVILFNVIMGIIGSLQVFALPYVMFPGGQPARSTYFFTSYLFDNAFTYQRMGYASAMGWVMFLFTLALTLVSIKASERHVHYEAG, via the coding sequence ATGAAACGTCGCGACGCCCGGGTCGGCGTGCTGTTCGCCTTGCCGTGGATCTTCGGTTTCTCGGTTTTCCTCGCCTACCCGGTCATCGCCTCGTTCCTCTACAGTTTCACAAGCTTCTCGATCCTCCGCCCGCCGAAGTGGGTCGGCCTCTCGAACTACGTCGAGCTAGCCCACGACGACGTGTTCTTAACTACCCTCAAGAACACGCTGATGTACGCCGTCGGCGCGGTGCCGTTGACCACCGTGGTAGCGATCGGCTTGGCGATGCTGCTGAACACCAAGGTGAAGGGGATGTCGCTCTATCGCACCCTCTTCTTCCTCCCCTCGCTCGTGCCGATGGTGGCGCAAGCGACGTTGTTCCTTTGGATCTTCAACAGCGACTACGGTCTGCTAAACGAGGCGTTCAAACTGGTACACATCCCCCCGCCCAACTGGCTCGGCGCGCCGGCTTGGACGAAGTGGACACTCATCCTGATCTCCACCTGGGGATGCGGACAGGCGATGGTGATCTACCTGGCCGGCCTGCAAGACGTTCCGGTCTCGCTCTACGAGGCGGCCGAGCTGGACGGCGCCAAGCTCTGGGCGAAAACCCGCTTCGTCACCATCCCGATGATCTCGCCCGTAATCCTCTTCAACGTCATCATGGGGATCATCGGCTCCCTCCAGGTGTTCGCGCTTCCCTACGTCATGTTCCCCGGCGGCCAACCCGCGCGCTCGACCTACTTCTTCACCAGCTATCTCTTCGACAACGCCTTCACCTACCAGCGAATGGGATACGCCAGCGCGATGGGCTGGGTCATGTTCCTCTTCACCCTCGCGCTGACCTTGGTGTCGATCAAGGCCTCCGAGCGCCACGTGCACTATGAAGCGGGCTAA